The following is a genomic window from Streptomyces chrestomyceticus JCM 4735.
CAGCGCGAACTGTGAGGCGCCGGTGAAGACCAGCAGGCTCAGCGCACAGGTCTGCAGCACCGACAGGCCCGAGCCGACCGCGGTCACCCCGAAGGCGAAGCCGGACAGCCCGACGGCGACGCCGACGCCGAGCGCGTCCCTGACGACTGCGGAGGACGGCTTGGTCTGGCGTGACTGTGGTGCCTGAGGCTCATGAAGCTCTTGAGCTTCTCGAATTTTCCGGGTCCCCCGGAACTCTTCGGACGTACGAATCTCTCGGGGCAGTTGGGACTGCTGATCTCGTTCTCGCTGCGTTTCCTGTGCCACGCTCCGGACCCTAGGAAGCGCCCTCCCCCGCGGTCTTGTACGTTCTTGCGCCGCCCGCCCGCTCCCGCCGGTAAGCGCCCGGCGGCACCCCCACGATCCGGGTGAAGTGCCGGTTCAGATGGGGCTGGTCGGTGAACCCGACGGCGACGGCGGCTTCCGCCGGTGCCGAACCGGCCTCCAGGAGCCGGCGTGCCCGGCGTACGCGGGCGTTCGTGAGCCAGGCGTGCGGCGGCATCCCGTACGCGTTCTTGAAGGCGCGCAGCAGGGCGAACGGGCCGGTGCCCAGTTCCCTGGCCAGTTGCTCCAGGGTCGGTGGCGCGGTCAGCCGTGCCTCCAGGAGCGCTCTGGCGTGTTCGGCGGTACGGGCGCCCGCCGTGGCGGGCGTACGGGTCGGCAGCGGGCCGCCGTGGCGCCGCAGCAGCCGGGCCACCACGATGCGCAGCAGGCTGTCGGCGGCCAGCGCGTTGCCTTCCTCGGCCGCGCGGTGCACGCCGTTGACGAGGTGGACGGCGAGGGTGTCGTCCACGAGGGTCTCGGTGAACGCGGCGGTGCC
Proteins encoded in this region:
- a CDS encoding AraC family transcriptional regulator, with product MTGYGAEDTRGAEGGTGAGLTDPVAAGAGARTGGPRAAAPAGRKEGEWARHWQYAELPGLDLLRARYVRHSFPRHSHDGYVLGAVTGGVERVGLPDGVTDAGHGGIIMINPEVPHTAQAGAPEGWSYSTLYPSEQLVAGIAAETTGLTGTAAFTETLVDDTLAVHLVNGVHRAAEEGNALAADSLLRIVVARLLRRHGGPLPTRTPATAGARTAEHARALLEARLTAPPTLEQLARELGTGPFALLRAFKNAYGMPPHAWLTNARVRRARRLLEAGSAPAEAAVAVGFTDQPHLNRHFTRIVGVPPGAYRRERAGGARTYKTAGEGAS